In a single window of the Phycisphaerae bacterium genome:
- a CDS encoding sugar phosphate isomerase/epimerase has product MEATDRLGRRDFLKGATAAGAFLAVGCSETGPLGGRPMPANPPKKAWQIGCYTRPWDQHDYRVALDAIAEAGFKYVGLMTTKAQPPLVISAANRVEEAEAIGREVAKRGLIAPSVYGGDIPVHESLEAGINALRRLIDNCAAARVGNLMMGGIGDQRLYTAYYKAIAECCDYAADKKVGISVKPHGGLNATGPQCRKAIESVGHRNFRLWYDPGNILYYSDGRLDPIDDAATVDGLVVGMSVKDYRHPKNVDVTPGSGQVNFLAVMDRLKKGGFTHGPLIVETLTRGDLPRLLEEARKARAFLETL; this is encoded by the coding sequence ATGGAGGCAACAGATCGATTGGGGCGGAGAGACTTCTTGAAGGGCGCGACCGCTGCCGGGGCCTTCCTGGCGGTCGGCTGTTCGGAAACCGGCCCGCTTGGCGGAAGACCAATGCCCGCGAATCCCCCCAAAAAGGCCTGGCAGATCGGCTGCTACACCCGGCCTTGGGACCAGCATGACTACAGGGTCGCACTCGACGCCATCGCCGAGGCCGGCTTCAAGTACGTTGGGCTGATGACAACCAAGGCCCAGCCACCACTGGTGATCTCCGCGGCAAACAGGGTGGAGGAGGCCGAAGCCATCGGCCGGGAAGTCGCTAAACGGGGCTTGATCGCGCCGTCCGTCTACGGCGGGGATATTCCTGTCCACGAATCCCTGGAGGCCGGCATCAACGCCCTCCGGCGGCTCATCGACAACTGCGCCGCCGCCCGAGTGGGTAACCTGATGATGGGCGGCATCGGTGACCAGAGGCTCTACACAGCCTACTACAAGGCCATCGCCGAATGCTGCGACTACGCGGCCGATAAGAAGGTCGGCATCAGCGTCAAGCCGCACGGCGGGCTGAATGCCACCGGGCCGCAATGCCGAAAAGCCATCGAAAGCGTCGGCCACCGCAACTTCCGCCTGTGGTACGATCCGGGGAACATCCTCTACTACTCGGACGGGCGGCTCGATCCGATCGATGATGCCGCGACGGTCGACGGCCTCGTCGTCGGCATGTCCGTCAAGGACTACCGGCACCCCAAGAACGTCGATGTGACGCCGGGCAGCGGCCAGGTGAACTTCCTCGCGGTGATGGACCGGCTCAAGAAGGGCGGCTTCACCCACGGGCCGCTCATTGTCGAGACCTTGACTCGGGGCGACCTGCCCAGACTGCTCGAGGAGGCCAGGAAAGCCCGGGCCTTCCTCGAAACGCTCTGA
- a CDS encoding glycoside hydrolase family 16 protein has product MKCLIGLCLAVVAVNPALGAEWKLVWSDEFDKPGLPDAKKWDYEVGFVRNNEAQFYTRARSENARVEDGRLVIEGRREKWKNPDFRPEAGSGSRSRRGQEFAEYTSASLITKGKAAWTHGRVEVRAKMPTARGTWPAIWMLGTNIREVGWPRCGEIDIMEFVGFEPGVIHANVHTQKYNHTKGNGKGDKITIRDASETFHVYAVEWDVEKMSFFVDEKKYFTYRNERSGTDAWPFDKDHYLILNLAIGGAWGGQKGIDESAFPQQFCIDYVRVYQPADGKVDRSPRTPASTPSDTKPPSTPAAAAPK; this is encoded by the coding sequence ATGAAGTGCTTGATTGGGCTTTGCCTCGCCGTCGTCGCGGTTAACCCTGCTCTCGGGGCGGAATGGAAACTGGTGTGGTCCGACGAGTTCGACAAGCCCGGCTTGCCGGACGCGAAGAAATGGGACTACGAGGTGGGTTTCGTGCGCAACAACGAGGCCCAGTTCTATACCCGTGCCCGAAGTGAGAACGCACGCGTCGAGGACGGCCGCCTGGTAATCGAGGGTCGCCGGGAGAAGTGGAAGAACCCCGATTTCAGACCAGAGGCCGGATCTGGCAGCCGGAGCCGTCGAGGTCAGGAGTTCGCGGAGTACACTTCGGCCAGCCTGATCACCAAGGGCAAGGCCGCCTGGACGCACGGGCGGGTCGAAGTGCGGGCCAAGATGCCGACCGCGCGCGGCACCTGGCCGGCGATCTGGATGCTCGGGACGAATATCCGCGAAGTGGGCTGGCCCAGGTGCGGAGAGATCGACATCATGGAGTTCGTCGGCTTCGAGCCGGGCGTGATTCATGCGAACGTTCATACCCAGAAGTACAACCACACCAAGGGCAACGGCAAGGGCGACAAGATCACCATCCGTGACGCCTCGGAGACGTTCCACGTGTATGCCGTGGAGTGGGACGTGGAGAAGATGAGCTTCTTCGTCGATGAGAAGAAGTACTTTACCTATCGCAACGAGAGAAGCGGCACGGACGCCTGGCCCTTCGACAAGGACCACTACCTCATTCTGAACCTGGCCATCGGGGGAGCCTGGGGCGGGCAGAAGGGTATCGACGAAAGCGCGTTCCCGCAGCAGTTCTGCATCGATTATGTGCGGGTGTACCAGCCCGCGGATGGGAAGGTGGATCGTTCACCGCGAACCCCAGCGAGCACGCCGAGCGACACCAAGCCGCCAAGCACCCCCGCTGCGGCAGCACCAAAGTGA
- a CDS encoding methyltransferase domain-containing protein: MLPRQPEPEYMDLPEEAEAYARADFSEVNQAFVDRLVEWAGPCRQARALDLGTGPADIPMRLLERRPHWRVVAADASLAMLKLAVSGIRDRGLSSSLVLVLGDAKRLPLASKSFDVIFSNSILHHISATEDLWWEVKRLARPGAVVFVRDLARPATAEAARCIVERHAGQESPLLQEAYYRSLLAAYTPDEVRSQLAKAGLGSLQLQMITDRHMDIAGRCS, translated from the coding sequence ATGCTTCCGCGTCAGCCGGAACCGGAGTACATGGATTTGCCGGAGGAGGCCGAGGCGTATGCCCGGGCGGATTTCTCCGAGGTCAATCAGGCGTTCGTCGATCGGCTGGTCGAATGGGCCGGTCCATGCCGCCAAGCCCGAGCCCTGGATCTGGGCACCGGTCCGGCCGACATTCCCATGCGTCTGCTGGAGCGCCGGCCGCACTGGAGAGTCGTGGCGGCAGACGCCTCGCTGGCCATGCTCAAGCTCGCTGTTTCCGGGATTCGAGATCGCGGGTTGAGTTCGTCACTCGTTCTGGTGCTTGGGGACGCCAAGCGGCTGCCTCTGGCCTCAAAGAGCTTTGACGTGATCTTCTCCAACAGCATCCTCCATCACATCAGCGCGACGGAGGACCTATGGTGGGAGGTGAAGCGGCTGGCTCGCCCAGGGGCGGTGGTTTTCGTTCGCGACCTTGCTCGCCCGGCGACCGCTGAGGCCGCCCGGTGCATCGTCGAGCGGCACGCGGGCCAGGAGTCGCCCCTGCTGCAGGAGGCGTACTACCGCTCGCTTCTGGCAGCCTACACGCCTGATGAGGTGCGTTCCCAGCTGGCCAAGGCGGGTCTGGGTTCTCTCCAACTCCAAATGATCACTGACCGGCATATGGATATCGCCGGCCGTTGTTCCTGA
- a CDS encoding DUF2961 domain-containing protein — translation MLRSFANGFLGMALMALVLAAGPFRAAAQAEIRPSDALFRFGSCPGPQWLVQAGYFSSYDRTGGNNDGFEGTYSALYRLANGEHVIVDLDGPGCLYTLWFTGIHEGYELPIGQIRFYLDGEDTPRAAVEARELFTGDHPMFPAPLVANDYIATGGNVAYVPIPFQRRLIITTEKLAGFYNAFHHRFPPGTRVQTWTGKEDLTAAIAAWDAVGAPPARSSGMKWYRGAVGVAGNERRDKPKVAELLNLQTSGMIRAIRLNPGQPQAGFNLNHLWLKIWWDGQEKPSVDVPLGPFFGSALGETAVRSLAIGMSSSGPYYCYLPMPFRKAARIVLENHQFSSINGIHYEIAVSDLPARGEDCPPGLFTAVYHREWPTTAGKDHLILHFDEGRGLYLGHCLMVQPYAADNKQWWEGDLRVWPDRRRHPILNGTGHEDEFLGGWSNRWLEGPYSLPLHGLPAVDLFRERADGQWNGAITAYRFFAGGIPFRSGIKVSTEHGLNNVVVTNYASVAYCYLDDQPGMVPTDMLELGNGSSEQSHTYRAEGGESVAGAKATFTGDESDPASLTLQVDGRKGATEESFTMKIDPANKGVLLRRLYLQSEGRHRARVSVDDSPVGFMGTPDDCKVDRWREEDFILPPPLTAGKDKLAIRIEVETGSWNVFGYQAWSIRG, via the coding sequence ATGCTGAGATCGTTCGCGAACGGCTTCCTCGGAATGGCGTTAATGGCTTTGGTCTTGGCTGCGGGCCCCTTCAGAGCGGCGGCCCAGGCCGAGATTCGGCCGTCTGACGCCTTGTTCAGGTTCGGCTCGTGTCCAGGCCCTCAGTGGCTGGTGCAGGCCGGCTACTTCTCGAGCTATGATCGGACGGGCGGTAACAACGACGGCTTCGAGGGCACCTACTCAGCCCTATACCGGCTTGCGAACGGCGAGCACGTGATCGTCGATCTTGACGGTCCCGGCTGCCTTTACACTCTCTGGTTCACGGGCATCCACGAGGGCTATGAGTTGCCCATCGGGCAGATCCGCTTTTACCTCGATGGCGAGGACACGCCCCGAGCGGCGGTGGAGGCACGGGAGCTGTTTACCGGCGACCATCCCATGTTCCCGGCCCCGCTTGTAGCCAACGACTACATCGCCACGGGTGGGAACGTCGCGTATGTACCCATCCCCTTCCAGCGACGCTTGATTATCACCACGGAGAAGCTGGCCGGTTTCTACAATGCCTTCCATCACCGTTTTCCCCCCGGCACGCGGGTTCAGACCTGGACCGGCAAGGAGGATCTGACGGCGGCGATTGCGGCCTGGGACGCGGTGGGGGCACCGCCCGCCCGCTCGTCCGGCATGAAGTGGTACCGGGGCGCGGTCGGGGTCGCGGGCAATGAACGTCGCGACAAGCCCAAGGTGGCCGAGCTGCTGAACCTCCAGACGTCGGGGATGATCCGGGCCATTCGCCTCAACCCCGGCCAGCCGCAAGCTGGGTTCAACCTGAACCACCTCTGGCTCAAAATCTGGTGGGATGGCCAGGAGAAGCCCTCGGTTGATGTTCCTCTTGGACCGTTTTTCGGCAGTGCCCTGGGCGAGACGGCGGTTCGCTCGCTGGCGATCGGCATGAGCTCCAGCGGCCCGTATTACTGCTATCTGCCCATGCCGTTTCGCAAGGCGGCCAGGATCGTCCTCGAGAATCACCAGTTCAGCTCGATCAACGGGATTCACTACGAGATCGCGGTCAGTGATTTGCCTGCCCGCGGGGAGGACTGCCCGCCCGGGCTGTTCACGGCCGTCTACCATCGTGAATGGCCCACGACCGCAGGAAAGGACCATCTGATCCTGCACTTCGACGAAGGGCGTGGTCTCTACCTGGGCCACTGCCTCATGGTGCAGCCCTATGCGGCCGACAACAAGCAATGGTGGGAAGGCGACCTGCGTGTCTGGCCGGACCGTCGGCGGCACCCGATCCTGAATGGCACCGGCCACGAGGACGAGTTCCTTGGCGGCTGGTCCAACCGCTGGCTGGAGGGTCCCTACTCGCTCCCGCTTCACGGCCTGCCCGCAGTCGACCTGTTCCGCGAGCGAGCTGACGGCCAGTGGAACGGAGCGATCACCGCCTATCGCTTCTTCGCGGGTGGAATCCCGTTTCGATCGGGCATCAAGGTCAGCACGGAGCATGGCCTGAACAACGTGGTTGTCACGAACTACGCCAGCGTGGCCTACTGCTACCTCGATGATCAGCCGGGCATGGTCCCGACCGACATGCTCGAGCTCGGTAACGGTTCCAGCGAGCAGTCCCACACCTACCGAGCCGAGGGGGGCGAATCCGTGGCCGGAGCCAAGGCGACTTTCACGGGAGATGAGAGCGATCCGGCCTCGCTCACGTTGCAGGTGGACGGCCGCAAGGGGGCGACCGAGGAGTCCTTCACGATGAAGATCGACCCGGCCAACAAGGGTGTGTTGCTCCGGCGGTTGTACCTCCAATCGGAAGGTCGGCACCGTGCCCGCGTGAGCGTAGATGATTCGCCGGTCGGTTTCATGGGTACGCCGGACGACTGCAAGGTCGATCGCTGGCGTGAGGAGGATTTCATCCTGCCCCCGCCGTTGACCGCGGGCAAGGACAAGCTCGCCATCCGCATTGAGGTCGAAACCGGCTCCTGGAACGTATTCGGCTACCAGGCGTGGTCCATACGGGGGTAG
- the eno gene encoding phosphopyruvate hydratase: protein MSTETEIIHVSAREILDSRGNPTVEAVVVLANECTGQAAVPSGASTGEHEAVELRDGDKARYLGKGTLKAVENVNSKIADAVVGLDACDQEQLDREMLELDGTPNKGVLGANAILAVSMAAAKAAAVSSGLPLFRYLGGASAHILPVPMMNILNGGKHADNNVDFQEFMIQPWGAPNFREGLRWGTEIFHSLKAVLKKKGYNTSVGDEGGFAPNLKSNDEAFEVIATAVEKAGYKLGEQIFFALDPATSELFNEAKEKGKEGYCFFKSAPDKIVSSDELSDYWADKCRKWPIRSIEDGLAEDDWAGWARLTAKLGDKIQLVGDDLFVTNVKRLARGLRENTANSILIKVNQIGSLTETFNAINLAMRNGYTAVISHRSGETEDTTIADISVATNAGQIKTGSASRTDRIAKYNQLLRIEEQLGEDAVYGGQFWRK, encoded by the coding sequence ATGTCTACCGAGACCGAAATCATCCATGTCAGTGCCCGCGAAATCCTGGATTCACGCGGCAACCCGACGGTCGAGGCCGTCGTGGTGCTGGCCAACGAGTGCACCGGCCAGGCGGCAGTGCCTTCCGGGGCGTCCACCGGCGAGCACGAGGCGGTCGAACTCCGCGACGGCGACAAGGCCCGCTACCTGGGCAAGGGTACGCTCAAGGCCGTCGAGAACGTCAACAGCAAGATCGCCGACGCCGTGGTCGGCCTGGATGCCTGCGATCAGGAGCAGCTCGACCGGGAGATGCTCGAGCTGGACGGAACCCCCAACAAGGGAGTCCTCGGGGCCAACGCGATCCTCGCCGTGTCCATGGCCGCGGCCAAAGCGGCAGCCGTATCCAGCGGTCTGCCCCTCTTCCGGTATCTCGGCGGGGCCTCCGCCCACATTCTGCCCGTCCCCATGATGAACATCCTGAACGGCGGCAAGCACGCCGACAACAACGTCGATTTCCAGGAATTCATGATCCAGCCCTGGGGCGCACCCAACTTCCGCGAGGGCCTGCGCTGGGGGACCGAGATCTTCCACAGCCTCAAGGCCGTGCTCAAGAAGAAGGGCTACAACACCTCCGTCGGCGATGAGGGCGGGTTCGCCCCCAACCTCAAGAGCAACGACGAGGCCTTCGAGGTCATCGCCACCGCGGTCGAGAAGGCCGGCTACAAGCTTGGCGAGCAGATCTTCTTCGCCCTCGATCCGGCTACCAGCGAGTTGTTCAACGAAGCCAAGGAGAAGGGCAAGGAAGGCTACTGCTTCTTCAAGTCCGCTCCCGATAAGATCGTTAGCTCCGATGAGTTGAGCGACTACTGGGCGGACAAGTGCCGCAAGTGGCCGATCCGCAGTATCGAGGACGGCCTTGCCGAGGACGATTGGGCCGGCTGGGCTAGGCTGACCGCCAAACTGGGCGACAAGATCCAGCTCGTCGGCGACGACCTGTTCGTGACCAACGTCAAACGCCTGGCCCGCGGCCTCAGGGAAAACACGGCCAACAGCATTCTGATTAAGGTGAACCAGATCGGCTCCCTGACCGAGACGTTCAACGCGATCAACCTGGCCATGCGGAACGGCTACACCGCGGTGATCAGCCATCGCAGTGGCGAGACCGAGGATACGACCATCGCCGATATCTCCGTGGCAACCAACGCCGGGCAGATCAAGACCGGCAGTGCCAGCCGCACGGATCGTATCGCCAAGTACAATCAGCTGTTGCGGATCGAGGAACAGCTGGGCGAGGACGCCGTGTACGGCGGGCAGTTCTGGAGGAAATGA
- a CDS encoding septum formation initiator family protein, whose translation MTDQPFPVDSRPAMYQPPAHPIMFWVLTGLALAIFIPCVLVPMWMDTEQLREEEQAMAAQVTELKDQIARNQARIEALLADPLVNERIARRELNYRPEGEEVIHWSPYELSTAHTVRSEEPLATSADDPNGLDRWVATLSHWLPPWPWRDLFGRAPNRSLFLLMAGGLLLAAFVLYTPVFGRAPRKAGRP comes from the coding sequence GTGACTGACCAACCCTTTCCGGTGGACTCCCGTCCGGCGATGTACCAGCCGCCCGCCCACCCCATCATGTTCTGGGTCCTGACCGGTCTGGCTCTGGCGATATTCATTCCCTGCGTCCTCGTGCCCATGTGGATGGATACCGAGCAACTGCGCGAGGAAGAGCAAGCCATGGCCGCTCAGGTCACCGAACTCAAGGACCAGATTGCCCGTAACCAGGCTCGCATCGAGGCTTTGCTGGCCGATCCCCTGGTCAACGAACGGATTGCCCGGCGCGAACTCAACTATCGCCCGGAAGGGGAAGAAGTCATCCACTGGTCCCCCTACGAACTCAGCACGGCTCACACCGTTCGATCAGAGGAGCCCCTCGCCACCTCGGCCGATGATCCCAACGGGCTCGATCGCTGGGTCGCCACGCTGTCTCACTGGCTGCCCCCGTGGCCTTGGCGAGACCTGTTCGGCCGGGCCCCCAATCGCTCTCTCTTCCTCCTGATGGCCGGTGGCCTGCTCCTCGCCGCCTTCGTCCTGTACACACCTGTCTTCGGACGGGCCCCACGCAAGGCCGGTCGGCCCTGA